In the Carassius gibelio isolate Cgi1373 ecotype wild population from Czech Republic chromosome A2, carGib1.2-hapl.c, whole genome shotgun sequence genome, one interval contains:
- the LOC127939299 gene encoding uncharacterized protein LOC127939299, whose translation MTALVYCSLIAVLCLCGYLNATDVTPGRTAVKPGECPPQTPGSSCTRLCDCDSSCPDNEKCCSNGCGRSCTSPYTVKPGQCPKTKSVPGCAESCFHDGQCPAAQKCCPTTCGHVCSEPDDQESDEASGQGYGGGYGQGSGQGYGSGQGSGQGYGSGQGSGYGQGSGYGEGRGQGFGSGQGSGYGQGSGQGYGSGQGRGYGSAAEEGKVGVTFNIGTVDISVKEMTTDVSDGKYHVVRFTRNGGNATLQVDNCPINEYFPSGNSDNERYQMANKKIPFKYTRPVEDWLHEKGRQLTIFNTQATISIGGNDRKRPYQGQLSGLYYNGLKVLNMAAQGHAYIKINGSVRLVGDVPTSRSPSSTTTSMPPEMSTTFIETTTTLSTTTTRKQRSPPTIQSDAKEPPVDRGDSSDKLGVHEWEEPMDTYLRKRGIPVAEQHQEILSSLMVYTVVDRNLQTHTYKLKDEKGNVRIVHRNLMLDIRFLPVESPDEEESFLISARESEDESCSARSEFCVENVDPPDLEERTMRWVNQESESLLVQNLDVEEAMGTNHKENSNGDLPQSEAETSPTSLEVNLDSDMDTQVQADIQIDTDTQVPVPDVQGVTTRAGRVVKKVNRLIESMVQKPFKPPRCRESFDEKT comes from the exons ATGACTGCTCTAGTGTACTGTTCATTGATTGCGGTTTTGTGTCTTTGTGGATACTTAAATGCAACAGATGTTACTCCAGGACGAACTGCAG TAAAGCCAGGAGAGTGTCCACCCCAAACACCTGGAAGCTCCTGTACCAGGTTATGTGACTGTGACTCTAGCTGTCCTGACAATGAGAAGTGTTGCAGCAATGGATGTGGACGTTCCTGTACATCTCCTTATACAG TGAAGCCTGGTCAATGTCCCAAAACGAAGAGCGTTCCAGGATGTgctgaaagctgtttccatgatggccagtgtcctgccgcacagaagtgttgcccaaccacctGTGGCCATGTATGTAGTGAACCAGATGATCAGGAAAGTGATGAGGCAAGTGGTCAGGGATACGGAGGTGGTTATGGACAAGGAAGCGGTCAGGGTTacggaagtggtcagggaagtggtcagggttatggaagtggccagggaagtggttacGGCCAGGGAAGTGGTTATGGCGAGGGACGTGGTCAGGGTTTCGGTAGTGGGCAGGGAAGTGGTtacggccagggaagtggtcaggggtacggaagtggtcagggaaggGGGTACGGAAGTG ctgcg GAAGAAGGAAAGGTGGGCGTAACGTTCAACATTGGCACAGTGGACATCAGCGTCAAAGAGATGACTACAGATGTCAGCGATGGAAAATATCATGTTGTGAGATTCACAAGGAATGGAGGAAATGCCACCTTACAGGTGGACAACTGCCCAATCAATGAGTACTTTCCATCAG GTAACAGCGACAATGAGCGTTATCAAATGGCTAATAAGAAAATCCCATTCAAATATACCCGGCCGGTTGAAGATTGGCTACATGAGAAAG GTCGTCAGCTGACCATTTTTAACACCCAAGCTACCATCTCAATAGGCGGTAATGACCGCAAGCGACCATATCAAGGCCAGCTGTCTGGTCTTTATTACAATGGTCTGAAGGTTCTCAACATGGCAGCTCAAGGTCATGCTTACATCAAGATAAATGGCAGTGTGAGACTGGTGGGGGATGTGCCTACCAGCAGAAGCCCCTCAAGTACCACCACCTCCATGCCCCCAGAGATGTCCACCACCTTCATCGAGACCACTACCACCCTGTCAACCACCACTACCCGCAAGCAACGCTCACCACCCACCATTCAG TCAGACGCAAAGGAGCCCCCAGTTGACCGTGGAGATTCATCAGACAAGCTTGGGGTGCATGAATGGGAGGAGCCGATGGACACATATCTGCGAAAGAGAGGAATACCAGTAGCAGAGCAACATCAGGAGATTCTAAGCAGTTTGATGG TATACACCGTAGTGGACAGGAACCTGCAGACGCACACTTACAAACTCAAGGATGAGAAAGGGAATGTGAGGATAGTTCACAGGAATTTGATGTTGGACATACGTTTCCTACCTGTTGAGTCACCTGATGAGGAGGAAAGCTTCCTGATTTCTGCAAGAGAGTCAGAGGATGAGTCCTGTAGTGCTAGGAGTGAGTTCTGCGTCGAAAACGTCGATCCACCAGACCTGGAGGAGAGAACCATGAGATGGGTTAATCAAGAGTCTGAAAGCCTTCTAGTCCAGAACTTGGATGTTGAGGAAGCCATGGGCACAAATCATAAAGAGAATAGTAATGGCGATCTTCCTCAAAGTGAAGCTGAAACCAGTCCAACATCTCTTGAGGTTAACCTTGACAGTGACATGGATACACAAGTTCAGGCTGACATTCAAATTGACACTGACACTCAAGTTCCAGTTCCTGATGTTCAGGGTGTCACAACAAGGGCAGGTAGAGTTGTGAAGAAAGTGAACAGATTAATTGAGTCAATGGTTCAGAAGCCTTTTAAACCTCCAAGGTGTAGGGAGTCATTTGATGAAAAGACATAA